A region of the Candidatus Methylomirabilis oxygeniifera genome:
CGCCGGGAGTGTGCCGTACTCATTCAGCGCGTTGTGCCTGAGGACACGCCGAGCTAACCATCGCCTCGATCTGGGGACGGGAGTCGGGAGGGGCGATGACCTACAACGCCTCCAAGGCGGCGGTGATCAGCCTCTCCAAGTCGCTCGCCAAGGAACTGGCTCCTCACAATATCCTGGTCAACAGCGTGGCACCCGGCTCGACTCTCTTTCCTGGTGGCTCGTGGGACCGACGACAGCGCGAAAACCCGGCTCAGATCGCCCAGTTCATCAAAGACGAACTGCCGCTGGGCCGATTCGGCCGCCCCGAGGAGGTCGCGGCCGCCGTGGTCTTCCTGGCGTCCCAACAGGCCAGCCTCGTGACCGGCGCATGCGTCACCGTCGACGGCTGCCAGTCGCGCTCGCTCATCTGACCGTTCGCCTGTTCCTCTGCTGTTCTGGCCCGTCATTCCGTGCTTGACACGGAATCCAGTCTGGCTTTCTGGATACACGAACTCGCGGCAAGCCGCGAGGAATGAACCCTCTGTAGATTCACACGGTTCGAGATTTGTCACCGAGAGGTCAGCGCCTCTATGGTTAGACCAATGTCCTAACCCGAGACGGCAGAGGGGTTCGCAGCCGTCTGGACGCACCCGCGGAATTTTACTTCGGTCGGCCCTATCAGGATCAGGCTGACCGCTGGGGCGGC
Encoded here:
- a CDS encoding 3-oxoacyl-[acyl-carrier-protein] reductase (3-ketoacyl-acyl carrier protein reductase) (fragment), producing MTYNASKAAVISLSKSLAKELAPHNILVNSVAPGSTLFPGGSWDRRQRENPAQIAQFIKDELPLGRFGRPEEVAAAVVFLASQQASLVTGACVTVDGCQSRSLI
- a CDS encoding protein of unknown function (Evidence 5 : No homology to any previously reported sequences); this translates as MRPDGCEPLCRLGLGHWSNHRGADLSVTNLEPCESTEGSFLAACREFVYPESQTGFRVKHGMTGQNSRGTGERSDERARLAAVDGDACAGHEAGLLGRQEDHGGRDLLGAAESAQRQFVFDELGDLSRVFALSSVPRATRKESRAGCHAVDQDIVRSQFLGERLGEADHRRLGGVVGHRPSRLPSPDRGDG